The DNA sequence CCGTTTACATGATCATCACCAGTTTTTTATTGTTCAGTGACACTAACAAAGCAACTTCCTGATGGATACACTACTGATAAGACAATTGCTTGTGGTTATGCATCTTTCCGGCCTTGTGCTAATGGCCGGTACTACGGTAACAGAATTTGTCGTTTTCCGCACTTTTATAAGTTTGTTTAAGACAAAGGGAGTAGCATCAGCAAGCTTTTTAAAACTCATGTCCGGCCTTGAAAAAATTTTACTAGCAGGTGGAGTACTATTGGTACTTTCCGGGAGTGGTCTGATGGCGATAACGGAAGGCGTTTTTTTGCACCAGACATGGCTTAAGTTAAAACTGATGCTTATCTTGCTACTTCCGCTAAATGGAATGCTGGTCGGAAGTCCGCAGATGAAAAAGTTAAGAAATAGCCTATCTGATCAGGATAGTGAGGTAAATTTAACAATCAAATCCATTGTAACTAAACTAAACATATTTCATACAATTCACTTGTTTGTGTTTTTACTAATTATCGTACTGGCAGTTTTTAAATTTAATTAGGCTGAGGAAAACAAAAAACCTACAGCTTCCACTCTCATCCAGAGGATTATATCTGTCTGACAGGCACCAGAGGCAAGTTTTCCAGGAAGGTAATAGAGCAGCGGATACAGATGCAACATGTTCCCTCTGCTATTGAATTAATGCAGGGTATGTTGAAACCAAAGGGTAAGAACCAGTGTTAATACAAGTAAGTATAGACTATGTGTTTCCTTTTGAGAGCAAATAGCATTAATGGTGATTGTTCTATATCTCATCCATGAAAAAACTGCTCGTCCTCTGTCTACTTATAAAAGGGTTTATGCTCACTAGCTGTAACTCCAAACAGCAGGAAAAACAAAAAACACAAGCAATAAATTTTCAAGCAATCAGTGAAGCCAAAGTTCACAAAGGTATCGACAGCATATTAACTCATCCCAGCTCGATTGATCTCGTAAGAGAATTTCAAATTTACAATTATCAACCTATTCATACTCACTTGGATTCTTCAATAACATGCTTATTGGAAGCTGAAAGGAGTTATAACGAAATCAATCAGTATATTCAAAAGATTAGGTCCCCAGAGCCGATGGAAGATAAAAACCCTGAAGTAATACGTCGATTGTACCAATCTATCACTGATTCAGTTTTGTCCAATAAAAAGTGGCTCATCAAATACAATAAAATTGATTCCATTTGCACAAAGTATTTTTCTCATCAGTGTAGAATCAATAATCGAGATTGCACTTTGGTGATTACTACTACTGTCAATGATAGCATACTCAGTTTTGATGCTCCCAAAAAACAAAAGTAAATATTACAGTCTATACCATTCAAATTGTACTCAGACCACCGTCACAATCATAGGATTTTACTCTTCAAGCCGACCCTTGCACCTTTGCAGACCCTATATATACAGTTGCAATGCAAAGGTAGGCTTCATGTAATTTCACAGGCACAATCCATTACCAAATCTAACTCCTTTTGGCTTGATTTGCTGACAAGAGATAAAATATAGTCCGTATGTGGAGAGCAAATAATCCAATCGATTTGACAAAGTATTACCAGCTTTTAGAAGAAGAGGAAATCGATATCCTTAGAAAAGACAGGGTAATTCCCATTTCAACCTCTATTTTTCTACTGTTCTTTATAGGAATTTGGATATGCACACTTGTATACATCAACTCCTTATATGATAAAATCCTGGGATGTATTCTTTTCTCTATTGCATCTCTGGGTTTTGTCATTCGTATTTATAGAAGAAGACAAGCATTTAGAGAAGATATTGATAATGGATACAAAGTAGTCTATACAGGAGTTATAGAACGTAAACGAGAATCATCACTTAGCAGGGAAAGGAATTATTATTTCACTATACTTAGGATAGAATTCGACCTTTCCTATACTGAATGGAAAGAACTACAAGTAAATCAAATGGTGGAGATCCACCTGGCACCCAAAAGCAAGCATATTCTTAAACTCACTACTCTGGACTGATCAAACATGATAGTATCCCAAAAGCGTCTTGTCACGAAAATGGGACACATGAACCTTTCTACTTTATATGCCAATAGAACTGCCACTAAAAATTCACATCAAGTTTGTACCAGATCAAATCAGAGCCATATATCAAATAGGATGGGACAAGGGTATACAGTTATTTAATAAGATTCATAGTGTATATGCAGTTATCTTTAAACTATTTTTTGGCCTGACATCCATTTTGTTTTTACTTTCCTTCTTTTATCCTGTTTGTCTGCAAATAGGTATGCTTACTCTGATTTTGGGCATGTGTGTTTATATACCCCATTATAACGCAAAGCGTAAGATTCTATCAGCACAAAGTCCGAAAAAGAAGGCTGTCGAAGATTGGATTGCCCACAAATCAAAAGTGAAAAGTTACATTCTGGAGATAGACGATTTACAGGTAACGCTTTATGAGGATACAGTTCCTCATATATTTCCTTGGAGTACTTTTCAACAATATCTCATTTCAGAAACCTTTATTATTCTCTCAGACACTCATCTCAATGAGTCCCAGAGTTTATTGTTGCCCAAAGCAGGAATGACAGCCGAAGAATATAGGTTATTGTCTGAAATTATCGAGCAGAAAATGGAGGATAAAACACGTTTGACTATGTCATCCTAAACAAATTTGAGTACCATTCGAATTGCACTCAGAACACTTTACCAAACCATATATATGCACTTTGACCTGGGAAGGTGGTCTAAAAACAGGTTAACCAACCCTTGCACATTTGCAGAATTAGTTTTGGTTTTCCACTCTTTCATTTCTAATGGGTGAACTCTCTGTTTTTTTGACTCCATCTACAATGATGTTCGTAAAGTAGCATTTTGCTCCTGTAGCAACATTCATATCTTCTACATTCTGCATGTGAAAGTGCAAATGAGGTTCGGTCGAATTACCTGAGTTTCCACACTTACCTAACAAATCACCTTGTCTGACCGTTTGACCTTCCTTTACCAGGATTGAATGTTTCTGAAAATGAGCATACACAATAAATTCATTCTTACTTGTTTTTAAGATAACAGTGTTACCCGTAACAAACAGTGGATTTACTGTACCAGGAACGTTATCATTAATGCCGTCAACTACCATTATGACCTGTGCATCACAGACCGCAAGAATCTCTTTTCCAAATGCATAATAATCCTGATTTGTCTTACTATCGGTTCTGTAAGACTTGCCAGTTGAGTCGGTAACAATAAAGTCAAAGGCTCCTTTTTGCATGGCTACCTCCACATGATAATTGAGTTCTTTTGTATCCCCACCCCAAAGCACTGTCCATCTACCTTTAAAGGGTAGGATTAGTTTTGATAGATTCCGGTTTAGTTTAGGAAGATTGGCTGGCATGTAAGGCTGCAACAGAAGTCCATTAATCTGACTGTTGTTGAGTGAAATATAGAAGGAATAGACCCTTCTTTCAAACTGGGCCTTATAAATAGCATAGGACGATTCATAACTTTCAAAATTGGCCGACACCATCTTACCGGAAACGCTTTTGGTCGCACTCAGAAAGTCCACTGTTTTATCTATGGGAAATTGCGCTTGCATGTCAGCTGAAAACAGAGAGAAAATACTGTCGTATTTACCTTCATTGAAAAGGGATTTAAAATGTAAAACAGCCTTTGTGTATTTGGGGGCTTCTTTTGGCGCTTGAGCATGAGCGACAGACACCAAAAGAAATAATAACGGATATAGTATACGAATAAACATTCAGTCTGACAATAAAGATAAGTTGCTTACTATTTGTAAAAGAACCGATAGGGCTACTGGTTCCATGCCATTAATGAGAAAAGGTGCTGATAGTAACCGTGTATATTGTTCTCATTAGATCAGGGCACTATTTAAGCTATACTCTTATTTTCTACTTTCCCCAAAATGGGACACATAAACCAAAGTTGGATCATCTCATTAAATTGTGAAATCTCACCATTTACCCGCTTTACTGAAGTTGTGGAAGTGAACCAATAAGCTTATCGAATCCAGATAACGTAAATCCATACTAACCCTAACCTAAATGTCGATGCATGTAGGTTGCAGGCTCATTTGCTTTGTAAAGGTGGCGTGCTCTTAGAAACAGTATGTTCCTTTATAAAGTCTATATCCCTTGAATACGTTATCATGGACAGTGCGCCTGTTTCCTTGCTTGTGGATGGGTTGTAATAGATCGTTTGCTGGTTGGATATAACCTTCACCATCTCTCCGACTTTTCGGTTGCTGATCGTAGAGTATATTTCTGCGATGTTGTCTTGAATCCGGTAAGGATACCACATCGTATCTGGAAGAACTCTGCCTGCACGTAAACTCTGGTGGAATTGTTTGACATTGGACTTGCTTACTTGTATGCGGATTAGACCGAATGCATGATTGTTGGATTGGGCAAAATCAATTATGCGTCCTTCAAAGACAATGTTGTTTTCGAGGTGTTTGGCTCTTTTTCTCGTTTCCCTGGTAGCCGATTTATCATACTGTCTGAAGGCCAGCATCAGCAAGGTTAGCAAGGTTAATATGGATGCAACCCTGAATAGTATTTTCATAGTAAACTGACTGGGCGTTAATTCTTTCTTATAGTCTGCTTAATCTACGCTGGTAAACGGTGAAATATATCTATCCGGTTTGTCCATCTCTTAATTCTACAAGCTTATGAATGGTTTCATTGATAGCTTCTACTACTTTTACATTTATGTTGGTAATGCCTCCAGTAAAATAGAAACATATATGTGTGTCTTCATATGTCCATACCCTGCCTTGTCCTTCCAATACATCGGGTATCTTGATAAATAGAGGCGGATTAAGTAAAGCTGCTACTTGTTTATCTGTAAGCAGATGCCCTTTATTCCTTACTGTAAGCATGATCCCAATTGAGGTATGAGAGTCGATGATCTGATCAGAAATGATTTCTTTTACAGGAATAGGCCCCCCTTGAATACTAATATCTAACACCTCAAAATAGATTTCTTTTTTGCCTGCTTTTATTGTAGCTGTCTGACCTTGATAGTCGTAAATGTGACTCATAGAATAACTATTCAGATCTACTTTCGATATTCTTCAATTTCTATATTCTTCAATCTGGTATTTTCTACCAATTAACTCGCATTTCTTGGTTACATTCCAAAAGGTGTACATAGTATTTCCTGTTGGAATATCCCAATATTTGATTTTCTCATCAGTAGACATGATACCGAACGGGAGTATTTTACCTTCTATTTTAGGATTGACAGATGGCTTTTGCAGACCAAGTAAAATGCCTGTCTTTCTTAGTGTAGTTTCTTCTTTCCATAATGGTCCTGCATGAAAACGAAATTGTTCATATGGGATTTTTTCCAAAGAAGATTTCTTTATCTGGATAAAGTGTTCAGTTGTGTTAAGAATCCATTCTTCTTCTCTTACTCTTGTCAGCAATACAGGTAATTCGTAGGTAGATAACTTAATCCTGCTTAAGATAGTCTCTTTTTCCAAGTCTGGTACTTTATAAAATAAGGTACAGCCTTCCTTTCCTGTAATTACATCCTGTTCAAGTCTGCAATAGCTTAAATACCAAAAAATTATTTGTTCTTTGATTCGACCTGCACTTTTTACTATTCTTTCTGTTTCCATTCGTGTTTAGCCTCTCTTACTGGTGTATGTTCTTATGCAAAGAAAGATTTGCTCTTATAAAGAAAGCAAAAAGATAACAAATTACTAGAGCAGCGAAAAACGAATCCAAAAATCCTTCCCTTATAGGGAAAATAGCTCTTTACACTACAAACAGGCATCATTTTTTAGCCTGTCTGGTTTTCATTTGATTTATCATCACAAAATGACAGAAGCAAAAACATTTGAACTCTTATATAATACCTGGACAAGATCCACAGACAAAAAAATCATACGCTGCATATTCAATGAGCCAAAAGAGTACGAAATTTATGAAGTAAGTAATGAAGAAGTAAATAAATCATTTGATGAAGGTAGCTTCACTTTACAAATTAGTAATGGAGAGATGCATATTATACTTCTTTCAAAACATTTTCTCCAGCCAATATATGCTATTGAAGATATTACTGAAACACAACTTGTCGTATTAACTGTAAATGAAGACAGTAGAAAACATGCAAAACTAGCACTAGATGCTGATGAAAATCGCCTTATTACTTTTAAGAAATACAATTAATAAAAATACGCCTGACAAAATAGACAATAAAAACGGGGCATAGAGCCTCATTGGATATTCTCTGATTCGTGTTATCACTTAAAAGCGGCACAAATAATAAGCTAAAGCAACCAACTTACAGATAAAGTCGAAAGCTTTCTTCAGTTTATCCATTGTTTAAAAGGATAAAGGTTACAAAATCAGAGAGCAGCAGGGAAGAATCATATATACCTTCTTAAGTGACGGACATAACTAAGCAATACAACCTGCCGTTATTCCATAGGGGTGTGGGCATTTATCAGAAATAAGTTAGGAATAATGATGGTAGTATGTACGTATAAATATGACTGATGAAACAACTATTTACATTCCATTTTTTGTAGCCCTTAATTTTACTACACATTCGCCTCCTAATACTATCTCTGACATCCAATAAAGGCCTAAAAATTCAAACAGGCAATAAATCAAAAAAATACATAGCTTTACCACACCTCAAATACGTATGCTATGTAGCATAGCCAATTATTAGTATTAGTTGAGTGTGTAAGTAAGAAGACCCAACATAAATGCCCAAGAAATATATACCAAATGAAATACTACGTATACCTTCTACTCATCCTATATAGTTGTACTCCCAAAGATCAATCCAAGCAAGATACGTTAGCAACAGCCATCTCAAACTCACCCAAACCTCAGCTCGATTTTCAAAAGGACAAAGATTTTTACCAGCCAGGAGATACACTACATCTGGTCATTTCTTTCCCTGCAGAATTGTACAGTCAATATTCGCTGACTTCAATTGAAGCCTACAACCATCCATTACCTCTTGACAATAATACAGCGAAAATGAATTTTATTGTTGATTGCGAGATAGATCCGGAAATGGATATGCCAACTCAAAACAGAATACAAAAGGAGATACGGTTTGATGTTACCTACTTTAATAAGCAGCAGAAAGATTCACTTTACTATATGGAGACTGTAAGTTATGAGGTAAATTGTGGAGGAAAGTTATAGTGATACCTATCCGAACGAATAGGCTATTGGTTAGGATCTTATTTACTTACTCTCACACCTGTTTTACTCTATTTTCTCTGTATTGAACTATTGTGACTTGTATATTACTGTCATAAGTAGTACAGGACATAGTAATACTTTATTGCTATCAGATCATCACACAACAAAATGGTAATCAGGACAGTATGGTAAAGTCATTAACTTTTAGCACTTTTACTTATATTGCTACTAGACATCCTTCCAAAAACCTACTGCTTATGAGCCAGTTATACAAAACCCATGTGTGTACTTTTTTTCTGATACTAGTATGTGGTATAGGTTGGGGACAGACCCAAAACCGTGTTACTATTCTGGTTGATGCGTTTGGCAAATCTGATGCACTTAAACAGGACTGGGGATTTGCAGCCCTCGTTGAATACAATGGTAAACGCATTCTTTTTGACACAGGCAACGATTCAGAATCGTTTGCTTACAATGTAAAAACACTGAATGTGGATCTAAAACGGCTCGACCTGGTAGTTATTTCGCATCGTCATGGAGATCATACAGATGGATTGCATCATTTATTGAAAATAAATCCAAAAGTTAAGATTTATACTCCCAATGATGAATACTTCGGCGGGCCTACTCCTCCCGCTTTCTTCCGGCGACCTGTGGATAGCCTGCCAGCTCACATGCGTTATTTTAAAGGCAAGGTTCCTAAACAAATACCACATGGTAGCCCATGGAAGTCTGCAAACCTGGTCAGAGTTGACAGTGTCACAGAACTGATGCCGGGCATTCGACTGGTACGTAATATTTCACAAACCAAATTTTTCAGCGAAACTCCCGAACTTTCCTTAGCTATTGATACCCCACAAGGGCAGGTGTTGTTGGTAGGATGTTCACATCCGGGAATTGAAACTATCCTTACTTCAATGACTATACCTGAGAAACCTGTGCATGTAGTGATTGGCGGGTTGCATATGGTAAATGCAGATGAGAAAGAAGCCAATCGATTAGCCCAGGCACTGCTTGAGAAATGGAAGATAAAAAATATAGCACCCGGACATTGTACTGGTGAAGTTACTTTTTCAGCCTTACAGCAACATTTTGGAAAAAACTATCTGTATGCAGGCGTAGGGACTATTCTCGATTTACCTTAACAGAGATCCTATAATGCAAATGGGTGATGCTAAGCGCCAAGAAAGGTTTATAGCTATATACAAGCACTAGAAGTCTTAATTTCAAAATTGCTAAATAGTATTCCGTCATCTTCTTTAAGTTCCATCACCAGATTGAAAGTCTCATTACAGAGGAGTTGACCCATAAAAGCTGTAGCTGCATAGAAATCATACCAGTTACGGATATAGTACATTGTTTCTACTTCAATCACAAGTTTATGATCAATGTCCATAAGTACAGATTTTGATTCTACGAACCGACTATTTAGCAACCACGTGGCTATCTCATCATCTCCACCCTGATAATCAAAAAAGAATGCATATTTTTCCTGGGCAAGATTCCAGTTGAATACTAGCTTTGAGTCAGTATATCTATTCTTCTTTAAATTGGACTGATGTTTAATGTGTTCAATTAGTAACTTCCGTTCAAAATAACTAACTGAAATGTATTCCTTGTGTTTTTTATACCACCAAGAGTTGTCTAGTGAATTCATATTCTTTTCTTATTTTTCTCTTCTTCCCATCTCTTGCCAATAAGATATCCTTCATACCAACCTACCTTATTAATAATAAAGTCTGCCATGTCTTCTGCTATCTTATAATATCCATTTCCTCCTTCATATTCATATATAGCAGGATTTTCTCCCTCATCCAGATAGAAGAAACTAAAAAAGCCGTTTTGTTTAAAAACGGAAAACACGAACAAGTTATCCGTAAAAACCAAGTCTGATTTGATCTCGCTATCCTGCTCACATGCTTCAAAATAGCATTTCGCATAAGCTCTCATTTCTTCGAACTCAGGAAATCGGTAATCATTTACCCCTACAATGTTAAATGCCCAATTACCTCCTAATAGTAAATATAACTCCCGATAGCTGACCGGAAAAGTGACCCCGAGCTGAGCCTCTATCTCAACTACTTTTTTTTCAGTAAGTCCTTTAGTACTGTCACCGCTATCTGCAATATACTCAGTCAGAAATCCCATGTACTTATAATGTTCTTTGGGATATGTTTCTTTGATTTTGGAAAGGCTTTTTTTTGATTTGGCCATGGATGGAGTTACATTAATTTGATAGTAGGATAAAATGATAAGGATAATTTTGAGTGATCGATTCATTATGTTTGAATACGCTTTACAAATGTATAGAAGGTATTCAAAAGTCTTTTTTGTATATACTATATCTATTTTCTAATTAGAGTAAATACGCTTATTCACGCCTTGTTTGTAATTTTATTTATTCTTCCTGATTAGTATATATATACATAGTGATAATGAACAAATCAAGGTCAATACTACAATGTCCCTCTTGTCAGCAAAGCAGGCATATTACTGAATGTCGTATTTTTTCAGAACAACTTCGGCACTTAATTCGAAATTACCCAAATAAAATACAAAGTAGTACAGGTGAGGTGCTTGGTAATTACTATTGGGCTTCAACACAATCTGATAGTATGGATTGGGCATGTGACGAATGTCTGCAAAACGGAAAAGCAATCAAAGGAGATCCAACGAAACAGTTGTTTTGTCACGCTCCCCCACACTTTGCTTACTTTGATAAGGAAAAAGAATGCAGAGTATGTAAAGAAACCTTTGTCTTTACTAAATCCGAACAACAGTACTGGTATGATCACTTGAATTTCTGGGTACAGGCAACAAGAATATACTGCCTTAAATGTCAATCTGCCAAGAAACAGCAAGATCGTATCTCACAGTTGCTGAACAACTTCGATTATCTGGATATTGAAAAACTTAAGGAAGTTGTAGCCTTATATCTGACACAAGGTAATTATGAAAAAGCCAAATACCATCTGACACGCGGTAAAAAGCTGAGACAAAGAGATAGTCTGGAGTACATCAACTTAGATAGCTGGATAAATGAAATCAAAAAAATAGAGAAAGGGAAGATATCCGCTTCCTGATGACATTCCCTTTGGCTAACTTTCAGGTCAGCTTGTACCTTCAAAGTCGGATTATGTAGTACAAAGTTAAGTTTATTTACGTGCTTCTCCGAAAAGTTTATCCAGCTCTACAATCTGAAATCGGTCATGATTTTCGAAAAATTGGCGAAGTACCGCTGTATGGGAGGAGCCATATAATACCAAAATACCCGAGTCTGTTTTTGGATCCAGATGACGTAGAATATTGGTAAAGATAATCAGATTACGTTCATACCAGCTGGTAGTAAACTTTGTACCTGTAAAATCAGATTTATCTCCATACGAAAGAGCATAATGCAGAAAATCAGCCTGGCTTGATTTCCGACTCGCTTCGCTATTGATACTTAGGTAGTACTCCTGTAGTGTTGACTCATTCAATTTCAGCCTTTTCTGTTTTACAATGTAGGATTCTTTAAAAAATTCCCCTCCGAATTTGCTATCCGGATTCATGGATTCATATTCATCCAGATCAGCATATGGCAGTTCCATCTTGCGATCTGTAGCAACTACCTGAATTGCCTTATTTTTACGCTTAGCCCGATAAGCGACCTGATAAATCTCGTTTCGTTTCTCCAGGCTATCCATTGGTTTATTGTTTATGTAGAGTTCACCTAATGAATCTAAGGCTGTTTGCAGAAAATAGGAACGCTCTACAAAAATTTTGGATATCCCAGCCCGATTAATCGCGTCAGCAATCTGATCCAGCTCCTTCTGACGTTTGGGAGAATTTAAGTCAGGAAAGGAGGTAGAGTGTTTATCGGAGGTTTTACCAAAATGGAACGTACCTAAAAGATACACCTTTATCTTATCTGTGTTAGTTTGAGCAGAAGCAAAAACAGGTAGAAAGCATAGAGGCAAGAAGCAAATAACCGGAACAAAGAAAGATTTCATTATAAGGAAGTAATAGAAAGTTGAAAGGAAGATAAAAAATTATCCAAACATATTAACCTGTTACTATCTTATTTTTGAAAGAGGTAGACAGACTTGATGTAAATCCATAAAAAAAGCGCCTTCCAGTAAAGAAGACGCTTTTACTTTTAATTAACCCCTAGAGTACTAAGATTACTTACTCAAAAAATTGGTATTATTGATCATTAGGTTTAAGCAATGGATTGGCGTTTAGAGCCCGGTTTGGAATTGGAAACACAGACAGATCCTTAGGATCTTTAGGTTTATCCCACCACTCTTCACCAAAACGATTCCAACGCACCAGATCTGTTCTACGGTGGCGTTCACCCAAAAACTCCCGACCCAACTCATCTACAAACTCGTCATCTGTGAGTTTAGCCAGATTCGCTTCGTAACTTTGGGCAGGCCATGCACTTGGCTCAAAGTTACGCTTACGTACGGCATCCAGTAGCTTTGCCGCTGCAGCTTTATCTCCGTTACGATATTTGCATTCTGCCAATGAATAGTAAATTTCTGCAAGGCGAATTTCAGTAGCAGAGTTAAACTGAAACAGATTTTCGGAAAGTGGTAACCAAGGGAATTTCAGCAATCGTACACCAGAATTTTCTTCACCTGTATTTACATGTGAACCTTTGGCAAGTCCGGTAGCACCTTCTGAGAAACGACCTACCTGATCTACAAACTGTAGTGGCTTGCCATTCCATTCTTCTGTACCATTAACTGCTTTTGTACTATCATATCCGAACTTTTGAGCCTTGTTAAATTCATACAATTGACCTACTAAAAAGAAGCCTTCATATGCACCTCCGGTTCCAGTAGTATGGAAGGGCTGTTTACGTTTGTCTCCATCTGCATATTTTTCATAAGGCATGCCTAGTTTATGGTTGTACAGACTTCCTGTGAGATCACGGGAAGGAGTCAGGTGAACACCATTCCATCCACCCCAATCATTGTCCAATCCATAACGAGCCTGGTAATGCATGGTGGCATTGTACATCCATCCAAATTCATAGATATTTTTGGCATGTGGAAACTCCATGATATTTTCTGGAGAACGATACCCTTTAATACCTGAACGGAAAGGTCCTTTGTAATCAGGATCAATGCTGTAGTTACCATACTTTCCATCAATGATCTCCTGAGCTATCTGAGCGGCATCGGTAAAGCGGGCTGTTCCAGTCCACTTCTCTGCATTCATGTACAGGCGTAACAATAAGGAGGCAGCACCACCTTGATCCCATCTTCCAGCACGTCCATTCAGAGGTAGTCCAGGAAGTGACTCTTTTAATTCTTTTTCAATGAATGCAAATACCTCCTGCGGAGTAGATTGAGGTTTTAGGGTTACATTATCTTCTACAATAGGGACAGTGCGGAAGAAGTCGATCAGGAATAAATAAAACCAGGCTCTGAGAGTACGTAATTCTGCCAGATGCTGAGCCTTATCTGTATCAGTCAATCCTAACTTACTGTAATCAAGCCCTTTAAAGTCCTGTAAGAATACATTACATTGTCCAATGCCTTGAAAGGGACCAACCCAGCTTCCATAGATATGATTATCATCTGCATTCCAGTTGTGGCCATGCAAACGTATCCAGTCACCTCCATCGTATCCATGTTTTCCTTTCTGGGTCCATACAAAATGATCTGCGGTCAATTCTTGTAAAATCCAGCGGTCTCCATCCCAGCCTACCCAGTGTCCATGTTCATAAGGACGAACTAGGGCTGCAATGACAGAGTTTTTATCCTGATAATAAATGTCTGTTGTCAGTGTATCAAATACTTCCTCATCCAGATTGGTACAGGAAGGGGCTGCGCCAGCCAGCAGCAAAAACACACACAAGAGAATACGTTTATGCATATTGTTCGTATTTTTAAAGTTAGGTCGTTTTAAAAAGTAATTTGTGCACCCAATGAGAAGTTACGGGTAACTGGGTATACATTCAGAGAGCCGATACCTGGTTCTAAGCCTGCAATCTGAACAGAAGTTGGATCTAGCCCTGTGTATTTGGTCAGCGTAAATACATTGCGAACAGTGGCATAGATGCGAAACTGGCTCAGGTACTTATTCTGAATTTTTGGTGACCATCCCAAAGTCAGGTTATCCAGTTTAAAGAAGTCACCTTTTTCCAGGAAGTAATCTGTCATAACTTTACCAGACTTGATATCTCCGTTACGTTCATAGGCATCTTTCAACAGATTGACTCCTGGCTCTGCCACCAGACCATAATACATTTGGTACAGGTTTAGAATCTTGTAGTCAAAACGTCCCCGGAAGTATAAAGTCAGATCAAATCCCTTATAAGATAATGTATTACCCCAGGTCAATTCATAATGAGGTGCACCATGCCCCAGATACGTTTTGTCTGTTGATGAGCCTGCTGAGGCAAGAATAGCTTCTGTTCCTGGTGTGCCACCTTTCCAGATAAGGATGTTTCCATTTTCATCCACACCTGCATATTTATATCCGTAAAAACTTCCTACTTCTGTATTATCTTCCAACCGTTGGGCAGGTCCGGGATTACCAGGAGAAGGTAAGTTAA is a window from the Xanthocytophaga agilis genome containing:
- a CDS encoding SMI1/KNR4 family protein, whose translation is MAKSKKSLSKIKETYPKEHYKYMGFLTEYIADSGDSTKGLTEKKVVEIEAQLGVTFPVSYRELYLLLGGNWAFNIVGVNDYRFPEFEEMRAYAKCYFEACEQDSEIKSDLVFTDNLFVFSVFKQNGFFSFFYLDEGENPAIYEYEGGNGYYKIAEDMADFIINKVGWYEGYLIGKRWEEEKNKKRI
- a CDS encoding YcxB family protein, with translation MPIELPLKIHIKFVPDQIRAIYQIGWDKGIQLFNKIHSVYAVIFKLFFGLTSILFLLSFFYPVCLQIGMLTLILGMCVYIPHYNAKRKILSAQSPKKKAVEDWIAHKSKVKSYILEIDDLQVTLYEDTVPHIFPWSTFQQYLISETFIILSDTHLNESQSLLLPKAGMTAEEYRLLSEIIEQKMEDKTRLTMSS
- a CDS encoding zinc-ribbon domain containing protein translates to MDWACDECLQNGKAIKGDPTKQLFCHAPPHFAYFDKEKECRVCKETFVFTKSEQQYWYDHLNFWVQATRIYCLKCQSAKKQQDRISQLLNNFDYLDIEKLKEVVALYLTQGNYEKAKYHLTRGKKLRQRDSLEYINLDSWINEIKKIEKGKISAS
- a CDS encoding MBL fold metallo-hydrolase, encoding MSQLYKTHVCTFFLILVCGIGWGQTQNRVTILVDAFGKSDALKQDWGFAALVEYNGKRILFDTGNDSESFAYNVKTLNVDLKRLDLVVISHRHGDHTDGLHHLLKINPKVKIYTPNDEYFGGPTPPAFFRRPVDSLPAHMRYFKGKVPKQIPHGSPWKSANLVRVDSVTELMPGIRLVRNISQTKFFSETPELSLAIDTPQGQVLLVGCSHPGIETILTSMTIPEKPVHVVIGGLHMVNADEKEANRLAQALLEKWKIKNIAPGHCTGEVTFSALQQHFGKNYLYAGVGTILDLP
- a CDS encoding peptidoglycan DD-metalloendopeptidase family protein, which gives rise to MFIRILYPLLFLLVSVAHAQAPKEAPKYTKAVLHFKSLFNEGKYDSIFSLFSADMQAQFPIDKTVDFLSATKSVSGKMVSANFESYESSYAIYKAQFERRVYSFYISLNNSQINGLLLQPYMPANLPKLNRNLSKLILPFKGRWTVLWGGDTKELNYHVEVAMQKGAFDFIVTDSTGKSYRTDSKTNQDYYAFGKEILAVCDAQVIMVVDGINDNVPGTVNPLFVTGNTVILKTSKNEFIVYAHFQKHSILVKEGQTVRQGDLLGKCGNSGNSTEPHLHFHMQNVEDMNVATGAKCYFTNIIVDGVKKTESSPIRNERVENQN
- a CDS encoding DUF5694 domain-containing protein, with amino-acid sequence MKSFFVPVICFLPLCFLPVFASAQTNTDKIKVYLLGTFHFGKTSDKHSTSFPDLNSPKRQKELDQIADAINRAGISKIFVERSYFLQTALDSLGELYINNKPMDSLEKRNEIYQVAYRAKRKNKAIQVVATDRKMELPYADLDEYESMNPDSKFGGEFFKESYIVKQKRLKLNESTLQEYYLSINSEASRKSSQADFLHYALSYGDKSDFTGTKFTTSWYERNLIIFTNILRHLDPKTDSGILVLYGSSHTAVLRQFFENHDRFQIVELDKLFGEARK
- a CDS encoding DUF2214 family protein, yielding MDTLLIRQLLVVMHLSGLVLMAGTTVTEFVVFRTFISLFKTKGVASASFLKLMSGLEKILLAGGVLLVLSGSGLMAITEGVFLHQTWLKLKLMLILLLPLNGMLVGSPQMKKLRNSLSDQDSEVNLTIKSIVTKLNIFHTIHLFVFLLIIVLAVFKFN